The genomic DNA CAGTTTTTTCATCTTTGCTATGCTCATTGATTGTGTTTAATAAACCTGAGTCTAACAAAGCAATATTAAATGTCACGATATAACAAATTACCCTGTAGGGTATATGTTACATCAAAAAAACACCCTGTATTTTTATGCTAATTTCTTCGCCAGTTTGCGGCCTAATGATTCCAGAATATAAATAACCGGAATCTGTGTCGTAATATCGTAAACACCGCCAATACGCGTTTGCGGTACGTGCCAGGAGATATTGAAGTCAGCAAGTTTCGCCAGGCGCGAGTGTTCATGGCTGGTAATCGACATAACCTTGCAGCGATGCAGGCTGAACTGGCTGGCGAAACGCAGGATTTCTTCGGTTTCACCAGAAACGGAAAGGACGATCGCCAGTGCGTTTTTAGCCATGTCGTTAGTCACCGGAAAATAAGGATCGTCGATATGGTTGCTGAATTTCCCGATATTAGAAAAGAAACGTGCACCATATTTTGCCAGTGAACCGGAAGTGCCTGCTCCGACGAATATAATACGTTCAGAGGCGAGAATAACCTCGACTGCGCGATCGAGCAGTTTATCAAACTCATCATTATTGACGCCTTTGAAAAAACTGATAATTTCACTGGCACCGAAATTAGCCTGCTGGGGCTCATCTTGCTCCAGATAGAGCTTGAAGCGTACGCGAAACTCCGAGTAGCCTTCACAGTGAAGCTTGCGGCAAAAGCGCATGACCGTGGTGGTGGAGACGCCCGCTGCGTCGGCCAGCTCACGTATGGTCATGTACATCACCGTGTCGCGATTTTTGATCACGTACTGGTAGACCATCATCTCAAGATTATTGAGGCTGGCAATAGCGGCGTGGGAGAACATGCTCACGGTGGCGGATACTCGTTAATTTGAAAACCTATAGGGAATAATACCATGCAGCCTAACGACATCACTTTTTTTCAGCGCTTTCAGAATGACATTGTTGCCGGGCGCAAGACCATCACGCTGCGCGATGCGGCCGAATCTCATTTTAAAACCGGTGATATTTTGCGCGTCGGGCGCTATGAAGACGACGGCTATTTCTGCACGATTGA from Klebsiella sp. WP3-W18-ESBL-02 includes the following:
- the yqfB gene encoding N(4)-acetylcytidine aminohydrolase, giving the protein MQPNDITFFQRFQNDIVAGRKTITLRDAAESHFKTGDILRVGRYEDDGYFCTIEVLATSTVTMDTLTERHAEQENMTLPQLKQVIADIYPGEDTFYVIEFKCIE
- a CDS encoding MurR/RpiR family transcriptional regulator, which produces MFSHAAIASLNNLEMMVYQYVIKNRDTVMYMTIRELADAAGVSTTTVMRFCRKLHCEGYSEFRVRFKLYLEQDEPQQANFGASEIISFFKGVNNDEFDKLLDRAVEVILASERIIFVGAGTSGSLAKYGARFFSNIGKFSNHIDDPYFPVTNDMAKNALAIVLSVSGETEEILRFASQFSLHRCKVMSITSHEHSRLAKLADFNISWHVPQTRIGGVYDITTQIPVIYILESLGRKLAKKLA